TGCCCGGGGCCCGGCGGGGTCAGCCCCGTGGTGGCCGGGCTCGCGGAACTGGGGCACGCGCGGCGCCTGGCCGAACTCGCCCTGCGCACCTGCCCGCCGGACGCGACCGGGATCGTCCGGCTCGACCGGCGCATGCCGACGGCCCTGGTGGTCAGCCAGCCCGAGCTTGCGGGCCGCCTGGTCACGGACGTGTTCGGCGAGGTTCTCGCGCTGGAGCCGGGCGACCGGGCGGTGCTGCTCGAAACGCTCGACGCGTGGCTGTCCTGCGAGGGCTCGGCGGGCCGGGCGGCGGGCCGTCTCTACTGCCACCGCAACACGGTCTTCAACCGGCTGCGCCGCCTCGAACAGCTGACGTCCAGGTCACTGTCCCGGCCGCGCGACCTGATGGAGATGACCCTGGCCCTCGACGCCTACCGGCTCTCGCCGGGGTGAGGACCAGCCCTCACCCCGGCGCGCGTCGGGTCACACCAGGAAATCGCGGGCGATCCGCTCCGCCACGGTCTCCAGGATCGGGCCTGCCTCGGCGATGCAGCGGGCCACGTCCGGCTCCACGTCCGTGAGGGCGTAGGCGCGGCGGATGCCCGCGCGGCCCAGGGCCTCCGGGGGAAGGGCGAGGCGGCCGCAGACCGCCACGACCTCGACGCCCGCCGCGCGGGCCGCCGCGGCGACGCCCGCCGGGGCCTTGCCGTGGAGCGTCTGCTCGTCGAGGGAACCCTCGCCCGTGATGACGAGGGTGGCGCGGGCGAGCGCGGGCGCGAAGCCGAGGACGTCGAGCATGACCTCGATGCCGGCCCGGAAGCCCGCTCCCAGGCCGACGAGGGCGCCGTAGCCGATGCCGCCGGCGGCTCCGGCGCCGGGCGATTCGGCGCATTCGAGTGCCTTCGGGCCGATCGACTTGGCCAGGACCCGCGCGAAGTGGGCCAGCGCCGCGTCCAGGTCGGCGACGTCGTCCGACGTCGCGCCCTTCTGCGGGCCGTACACCGCGGGCGCGCCCTTCGGGCCGGTCAGCGGGTTGTCGACGTCGCTGGCGAGGACGATCTCCACGTCGGCCAGGCGCGGGTCGAGCCCCGAGAGGTCGGCCGTGGCCAGGTCGGCGAGGGGCCCGCCGCCCGGGCCGACGGGCTTGCCGTCCGCGTCCAGGAAGCGTGCGCCGAGCGCGGCCAGCATTCCGGCGCCGCCGTCGGTCGTGGCGCTGCCGCCCACGCCGAAGACGATGGAGCGGGCGCCCGCGTCGAGCGCCGCGGCGAGCAGTTCGCCGGACCCGTACGTGGTCGAGGTCAGCGGCGCGAAGACGCCTTCGGGCAGCAGCTGGAGCCCGGACGCCTCGGCCATCTCGACGACGGCCGTGCCGTCCCGCAGGGCGTACGCCGCCGTGACCTCGTCACCGAGCGGCCCCGTGACCCGGACCTCGCGGCGCTCGAAACCGGCCGCCACGGCCGCGGCCACCGTGCCGTCCCCGCCGTCCGCGACGGGCACGGACTCGACCGTCACCCCGGGCGCGATCCGCCGCAGGCCGGCCGTGACCCGCTCCGCGACCTGCACGGCCGTGAGCGAGCCCTTGAACTTGTCCGCGGCGATGAGCACGTGCTCCGCCGTCACTCCAGCGTCCGCCACCTTGCATTCCCCTTGCTTTCGCGCCTTGCTCGCGCAAGGCAGTCGCGCCGCTGCGACCTTAACCGGAGGTGGGGGCCGCTGCCCATGGCTGTCCGGTCCGCGAAACGGCGCTCCCGGACAATAAGTCCCGCTATACATACTCAAACCGGGGCACCATGAGCGCGGAAATGATCGATCAGCCGGGCGCGGTGCCGGACGATCCGACGCACGGCCCGGAACGCCTCGCCCCACCGCGGCCCCTCATCGGGTACACCAAAGACATGACCCCAGTGGGCAGCGACCTCCAGGACCGGGTGCTCGGCGGCTGGCTCGGCCGGATCGCGGGCAACATGCTCGGCAAGCCGGTGGAACAGGGCGAGCACTGGACCCGGGCGCGCATCGACAGCTATCTGCGGCGGGCCGCCGCCCTGCCGCTCACCGACTATCTGCCCGAACCCGCCGACGAGTCCGACGGCCTCGCGCTGCGCCCCGAGTGGCGGCGGTGCGTACGCGGACGGATCCACGGCAGCTGCCGGGACGACGACGTGGACTACGCGATCCTCGGCCTGCACCTCCTGGAGACGCACGGCTTCGCCTTCTCCACGGAACAGGTGGGTGATCTGTGGCTGATGAGGCTGCCGTATCTGCAGACGTTCACCGCGGAGCGGGCGGCGTACCGCAATCTCGCGAACGGGCTGAAGCCGCCGCTCACGGCGACGTTCGACAATCCGTACCAGGAGTGGATCGGCGCGCTGATCCGTGCCGACATCTTCGGCTGGACCTGTCCGGGCGACCCGCACCGCGCCGCCTCCCTCGCGCGCCGCGACGCGGTCCTGTCCCATACGGGCAACGGCGTGTACGGCGCGATGTGGGCGGCGGCGCTCGTCGCGGCGGCGTTCACGGCGCCGGGCCCGCGCGCCGCGCTCGACACCGCACTCACCGTGATCCCGGCGAGCAGCCGACTTGCCCGTACGGTGCGCCGCACTGCCACGCTCCACGAGTCGCGGCTGAGCTGGGAGGAGACGCTCGCGACGCTGGAGGAGGAGACGGCCGGGCTCGGCTGGATCCACACGGTCCCGAACGCGGCCGTCATCACGGCCGGGCTCCTGTACGGCGACGGGGACTTCACCCGCACCCTCGCGCTCACGGTGCGCGGCGGCCTGGACACCGACTCGAACGGCGCGACGGCCGGGTCCGTGGCCGGTGTGCTGTGCGGGGCTGCGGCGATCCCGGCGCAGTGGAAGGACCCGCTGGAGGACCGGGTGCGCAGCGCGGTGTTCGGGTTCGACGGCGCGCGGATCAGCGAACTCGCGGCACGTACGGTCGAATTGGCCGAGGCCTGATCCGGCGGCCACGGGCCCCGGCACACGGTCGTTAGGCTTCCCTCATGACTGCCTCTGCCGAGTTCGCCGCGTACATCGCGGGCCTCCCCCGCGTCCTGTGCGGCGCCGCCGCACTCTTCCGTGACTCCGAGGGGCGCGTGCTGCTCGTCGAGCCGAACTACCGCGACGGGTGGGCGCTGCCGGGCGGCACCGTCGAGTCCGACACCGGGGAGACCCCGCGCCAGGGCGCCCGGCGCGAGACCGCCGAGGAGATCGGCCTCGACGTGGAGCTCGGCCGGCTGCTCGCGGTCGACTGGGTGTCCGGCACGGCCGCGCGTCCGCCGCTCGTGGCCTATCTGTACGACGGCGGGGTCCTGGACGAGGACCGCTTCAAGGCGATCAAGCTCCAGGAGGAGGAACTGCTCTCCTGGCGCCTCGTGGACGGGCCCGACCTGCCGGAGTATCTGCCGGGCTCACTCGGCCGCCGCGTCCTCACAGCCCTCGACGTCCTCACGCGGGGCGAAGGAACGGCCGAACTGGAGGACGGCAACCGCGTGAGCTGACCCGGCCCGGTGCGACGCGCGCCGATATCGCCTCGCGGTCCGCCCGGAGGGGCGCCTACCCTCGGCGGCATGAGCACGCAGCCTCTCGTCGCGATTCTCAGTGGTGCAGGCATCTCCACGGACTCCGGGATCCCGGACTACCGCGGGCCGAACGGTCTGTGGCGGCGCGACCCGGAGGCGGAGAAGCTCGTCACGTACGAGTACTACATGGGCGATCCCGAGATCCGGCGCCGGTCGTGGCAGATGCGGCGGAAGAACCGGACCCTTGCCGCCGAGCCGAACGGCGCGCACCGGGCCGTCGCCGATCTGGAGCGGGCCGGTGTGCCCGTGCGGGTGATCACGCAGAACGTGGACGGGCTGCACCAGCTCGCCGGGATGCCCGCCCGCAAGGTCCTCGAACTGCACGGCTCCGCACGGAGTTTCGTGTGTACCGGCTGTCATGCGCGTGGGCCCATGGAGGACGCCCTCGCCCGGGTCGAGGCTGGGGAAGACGATCCGCCGTGCCTGGAGTGCGGGGGGATCCTCAAGTCGGCGACCGTGATGTTCGGGGAGCGGCTCGATCCGGTGGTGCTTGGTGAGGCCGTCGCGATCACCAAGGCGTGTCAGGTGTTCGTCGCCGTGGGGAGCAGCCTTCAGGTGCAGCCCGCCGCCGGGCTCGCCGGTGTTGCCGCGGATCATGGGGCACGGCTCGTCATCGTCAACGCCGAGGCGACGCCGTACGACGAATTGGCCGACGAAGTCATCCGCGAACCCATCGGCACCGCGCTGCCGAAGCTGCTGCGCCGACTCGGCATGGCGCACCCCTAGGGCCAGTCCGGCGGACCCCGCGACGCCGAGCTGATCCGCCGGACAGGCCCTAAGGGCGGATCCCGTCGCAAGCGATGGACAGATGCCGCGGCCCGCGCAGCACGGCGTTCTGCCGGTACGGCGGCGGGTCCTCGAGCAGACGTGGGTTCTCCAGCCTCCGGGCCAGTTCCGACAGAGCGAACTGGGCCTCCAGCCGGGCGAGAGGTGCGCCGAAACAGCTGTGGATGCCGCTGCCCAGGCCGAGATGCTGGATGTCCCCGCGGTCCGGGTCGAAGCGGTCCGGATTCTCGAAGCGCTGAGGGTCGCGGTTGCCGGACGCCAGGACCAGCCAGAGGGAGGCGCCCTTGGGGATGGTGACTCCGCGGACCTCGATGTCGGCGAGGGTGGTGCGCTGCGGCACCAGTTGTACGGGCGGCTCGAAGCGCAGCAGTTCCTCGACGATGGGCACGGCCAGCCGTGGATCCGCACGCAGCCGCTCCAGGACATCGGGGTTGCGCAGCAGGGTCAGCATTCCGTTGGTGATCAGGTTGACGGTCGTCTCGTGGCCCGCGATCAGCAACAGCGCCGCAGTGCTGAGGAGTTCCATCGTGGTCATCGAGCCGTCTTCGCCCTTGGCCGTCGCCAGCTCCGAGAGCATGTCGTTCCCGGGCTTCTTGCGGCGCTCCTCGATCAGGCCGGCCAGGTACATGCCCAGTTGCATCCGGGCGTCGTGCGAGGTCTTGCCCCGCTCGGTGGGATCCGCGTCCGGGTCGGGGTCCAGGCTCGCGGCGATCGTGTCCGCCCAGGTGTGGAAGCGCGCCTCGTCCTCGCGCGGAATCCCGAGCAGCCGGCAGATCACTGTCACGGGGAAGGGGTAGGAGAACTGGTCCACCAGGTCGATCCGGCCCGGATCGCCGAGGCCGTCGATGAGGCCGGAGACGATGCCATGGAGTTCTCCGCGCATCCCGTCGACCCGGTGGGGGGAGTGCGGCGGGCCGAAGGGCCGGTTCGTCATGCGTCGCAGCCGGTCGTGTTCCGGAGGGTCGAGCCGCAGGAAGCTCGGCGGCAGGGCGCTCTCGTCCTCCTGGGACGACTCGGCCAGCGGGTCGCGGGCGGTCGAGGCCAGATTGCGGGCGTCGGAACTGATCCGGGGATCGTGCAGGAGGCTGCGGATCTCGTAGTAGGTGCTGACCACGTACGGCCCGTCCTCTTCGTGGAGGACCGGCGTCTTCCGCAGCTCTTCGTAGATCGGGTACGGATTGGCCCGGTTGGCGTAGTCCAGGATCTGGTGCAGGGGGGATTGCGTCATGGCGAGTCCTCGTGGCCGTGCTGCGGGTCAGTGCGCAGGGGTGAACGTCATCCGGCGGTCGGCCGGCGAGTATCCGCTGAGGGTCACGGTGGGGCCGTGAGTGGGGACCGACGGGTCGGGGTAGTCCGCGTCCATCGGCTGCTGACCCTCCGAGCGCCGGTCGACCGTGAGGAACGGCGGCGGGAACGGCGCGGTGGTCTCGATCAACTCCTGGTAGAACGGCATCCACCGGCCATGGTCGAAGGCGACCGCACCGATGACGCGCCCCTGGTACCCGTAGACGCCGACGAAGCGGTGCTCCTCGAGCAAACCCTGGGAGATGAAGATCTCCGTCCCCAGTGACGGCACCCCGACCGACTTGATGTTGACTCCGAACTGCGAGGACCAGAAGGCAGGCATCCACATGTGGGGGAGCCGGTCGGTACTTTCGCTCAGCATGTTGTGCGCCGCGATCCCGGCCTGGGCCACGGCATTGCCCCAGTGCTCCAGGGACAGGAACTGGTAGCCGAACAAGGCGTGCGGGGAGCGGGCGACGTCGCCCGCCACATAGATGTCGTCGGTCACGATTCCCCGGATGTCGAACGCGCGGCAGCCGGCGTCGCACGCGATCCCGCGAGGGCCCGCCCCGAGTCCGGATCCGGCGAGCCAACCGGTGTTGCGGGTGGCGCCGAGTGAAACAACCACCACGTCGGTCTCCACGGTGGAGCCGTCGGACAGGTGCGCGGCACGCACACGTCCCGAGGCGTCGCCCTCCAGAGCGGTCACCATGACTCCGCACCGCAGGTCCACGCCGTGCTGGCGATGGAGTCCGGCGGCGACCGCGCCGACCACCCCGCCGAGTGCGCCGGCCAGGGGCGCCGCGGCGCGCTCGGCGACGGTGACCGGGAGGCCGCGTTCGCGGCAGGCGGAGGCGATCTCCGAGCCGGTGAACCCGGCGCCGATGACGAAGACCCGCTTGGGTCCCTCGTCGAGCCGCCGTGCGAGCGCGGCTGCGTCGTCGCGGGTCCGCAGCACGAAGACGCCGTCTAGTTCCGCCTCGGCCTCGCGAGGCCACGGTCGCGCCCGTACCCCGGTGGCGATCAGCAGCCGGTCGTACGGCACTTCGTCGCCGTCGGCCAGCCGCACCCGCTTGGCGGGCATGTCCAGGCCGGTGGCCGGGACCCCGAGCCGCCAGGTCGCGTCGACGGACCGGCGCCTGGGCAGCGAGGTACCGTCGGCGGTCGCCTTGCCCAGCAGCACCTGCTTGGACAGCGGGGGTCGGTCGTACGGCTCGTAGGGCTCGTCACCGATGATGGTCAGGGAGCCCGCGAAGCCCTTGTCACGCAGGGTTTCCGCAGCCCGCAGGCCGGCCAGCGAGGCGCCGACGACGACGATGCGGCCTTCGCGCTTGAGCCGTTCCAGTGATCCGTCACCGTTCACCGGACACCGCCTCGGCCGGGGCGTCCACCGCATCGACCAGGATGGCCTGAACGGGGCACGCTGCGGCGGCCTGGGCCAGCTTCTCGCGCTGCGCCTGGTCGGCCTCCGGGTGGTACAGCAGCGCCTCCTCGCCGTGCATGGCGAAGACCTCGGGCGCGAGGAACGCGCACTGCGCATACCCCTGACAGCGGTTCAGGTCGACGGCAATCCTCACCACGGGATCGGTCCTCTCCAACGGCCCGCTCAGCCCCCTGTGACCACCCTCGGTGTCCGGACGGGATGCGGCGACGAGAAGGCGACCGTTCGAGTGAGCGGTGTGGCCGGCTCAGGTCGATGTGGCCGGCTGTGGCCGGGCGGGACGCCGACGCCGCAGGATGTTCAGGCTGACGAGCAACGCCCAGGCCGGGAAGACCAGTTCGGACCAGGGCAGGTTCGCTCCCACCACGAGCAGCGTAAGGCCCGCCAGGTAGCCGAGGGCGACGAGCGGGCGCGGGACGGTGCCGAGCCGGCGGCCGATGGTCGAGGTCGTGATGATGAACACGGCCGCCATCCGCATGGCGTACGTGGTCAGCAGGGCGTAGGCGAAGTGCCGGCCGAAAGGAGGGTTCTGCTGACTCTCGTCGAGCACGGTTCCCGCTGCCGCGGCGGCGCCGAACAGGGTGGCGACGAAGACCAGGCCGCTGCCCAGGAACACGGTGGAGACGAACCGGTCCTCACCCTCGCCGGCCTGCTCGCGCAGGGCGCCCATGAACCACAGGAAGGCGATCCCGGCGAACGGGAGCAGCGCCAGCGCCGTCCGCACCGCGCTGCGCTGTCCGGCATCGACGGTTACCTCGCCCCCGCCGTTGCCGCCGGGCAGAGCGATGCGCATCAGGACGATCGCCGCGGCCATCAGGATCGCGAACACCACCCCGGCCACCCCGGCGGCCCAGGGTGTCGCGAGGCGCTCGTGCTGTCGCTCCATGGTCTCCCGCTTTCTGCCTGGTCCTCCTTCGTACAGACACCAGCGATCCGGGGCTCGCGCCACCGGGGTCACTCGGGAGGAAGACAGCGATGCGCCAAACAGGCCATGGGTACCGGGGACGCGATGACGGACGCCGTCGCGCGGGTCGAGGCGGGCGAGGACGATCCCGCCTGTCTGGTGGGCGGGGGGATCCTGAAGCCGCCGACCGTGATGTCCGGGGAGCGGCTCGGCCCGGTGACGCTGGGCGAGGCGGTGTCGATCGCCAAGGTGCGCCAGGTGTTCTTCCCCGTCGGCAGCAGCCTCCAGGTGCAGCCCGCCGCGGGAGTCGCGGGCCTCGCGGGCCTCGCGGCGGACAACGGCGCGGGTCGTCATCGTGAACCCCGAGCCGACGCCGTACGACGACCAGGCCGCCGAGGTCGTGCGGGAGCCGATCGGGACGGCGCTTCCTCGGCTCCTCGGCGAGCTGACCCCGTAAGGGATCCCGCGTAAGGGATCCGGAGTAAGGGATCCGGAGTAACGGATCCCGCTAGAACAGCGCCGCGCCCTGTTCGAAGTCGAGGAGGCGCTGCTTGCGTTCCAGGCCACCGCCGTAGCCGGTCAGGCCGCCGCTCGCGCCGATGACGCGGTGGCAGGGGACGATGACGCCGACGGGGTTCTTGCCGTTGGCGAGCCCCACGGCGCGGGACGCGTTCGCGTTGCCGAGGGCCTCGGCGAGCTCCCCGTAGGTGCGGGTCTCCCCGTACGGGATGCGCTGGAGCTGCTCCCAGACGCTGCGCTGAAAGGGCGTCCCTTCGAGGCGCAGTGGCAGGTCGAACTCTTTCAACTCGCCCCGGAAGTAGGCCTCCAGCTGGTCGATGACCGCCCCGAAGGGCCGGCCGTCGCGCTCCCCGAAGGTCTCCTCGGCGGGGCGGTGGCGCTGGTCTGTCATGTAGAGGCCGCTGAGTGTGCCGTCGGTGGCGACGAGCGTGAGCGGCCCGTAGGGGCTGTCGAGGACGTGGTGCTTCTTGCCGGTCATGATGCCGAGTCCCTTACGCGGGGAGGAAGTTGATCGGATGGTCGTCGGTGGCCCACAGGTACTGGACGGCGTACGCGCGCCAGGGGCGCCAGGACGCGGCGCGCGCGGTGAGGGCGGCCGGGGTGTGGGGCAGCCCCAACTCCTGTGCGGCGCGCCGCATTCCGAGGTCGGTGGGCAGAAAGGCGTCAGGGTCGCCGAGGGCGCGCATCGCGATGACCTCGACCGTCCAAGGACCGAATCCGGGCAGCGCCATGAGCCGGGCACGGGCCTCGTCCCAGTCGCTCTCCGGGCCGAGGACGAGGGTGCCCTCCGCGAGTTCGCGCACCAGTGTGGTCAGGGTGGTGCGGCGGCTGCGCGGCAGGGCGAGCGCCTCGGGGTCGAGGGCCGCGAGGGACGCCGGTGAGGGGAAGAGATGGGTGAGGCCGCCCTCAGGGTCGTCGACGGGCTCGCCGTGCGCGGTGACGAGGCGCGCGGCGTGGGTGCGGGCGGCGGCCGTGGACACCTGCTGGCCGAGTACGGCGCGGACCGCGAACTCGGGCTCGTCGACGGTGCGCGGCACCCGGCGGCCGGGCGCCTTGTCGACGAGCGGGGCGAGCAGCGGGTCCGCGCGCAGCTGCTCGTCCACGGCGACGGGGTCGGCGTCCAGGTCGAGCATGCGGCGGCAGCGGCTGATCGCGACGGTCAGATCGCGCTGGTCGGTGAGGACGAGGCGGCAGCCGATGTGGTCGGGGGTGGGCGTGAGGGTGACGATGCCGTGCCCGTAGGGGAGGCGCAGCGTGCGCCGGTACGCACCGTCGCGCCACTCCTCGACGCCCGGTACGGCGGTCGCGGCGAGGTGGCCGAAGAGGTTGTCGGGGTTGAGCGGGGCGCGGAACGGGAGGCGCAGCGTGATCGCGCCGGGTGCCGTGGCACCGTTCCTGGGCGCGCGGGTGCGCAGCTCGCTCGGGGAGAGCGCGAAGACCTCGCGGACCGTGTCGTTGAAGGTGCGGATGGAGGAGAAGCCGGCGGCGAAGGCGATGTCGGCCATCGGCAGGTCGGTCGTTTCCACGAGGATGCGCGCGGTCTGGGCACGCTGGGCGCGGGCCAGGGCGAGCGGGCCCGCGCCCAGCTCGGCGAGGAGCTGGCGCTCGACCTGGCGGGGGCTGTAGCCGAGGCGTCCGGCGAGGCCGGGGACGCCCTCGCGGTCGACGACGCCGTCGCCGATGAGGCGCATGGCGCGGGCGACCAGGTCGGCGCGCTGGTTCCACTCCGGGGAGCCGGGGCTCGTGTCGGGGCGGCATCGCTTGCAGGCCCGGAATCCGGCCTGCTGGCAGGCGGCGGCGCTGGGCAGGAAGGTCATGTTCTCGGGCTTCGGAGGCACTACCGGGCAGCTGGGCCTGCAGTAGATCCGGGTCGTCAGGACGGCGGTGAAGAACCAGCCGTCGAAGCGGGCGTCCTTGGACTGGACGGCCCGGACGCATCGGTCGGTATCGGTGTGCATGCAGTAAGCATCGCCGATGGCCACCGCCCTGGCTGGCGAGAATCCGACATCGACGTGCGGGCCGCGCGGGCCCTCGGCGGGGAGCGGTCAGTCGGCGAGGGCGTCGGCGAAGGCCGCGTACGCCCTGTCGTCGAAGAGGACGAA
The DNA window shown above is from Streptomyces sp. NBC_01445 and carries:
- a CDS encoding glycerate kinase codes for the protein MADAGVTAEHVLIAADKFKGSLTAVQVAERVTAGLRRIAPGVTVESVPVADGGDGTVAAAVAAGFERREVRVTGPLGDEVTAAYALRDGTAVVEMAEASGLQLLPEGVFAPLTSTTYGSGELLAAALDAGARSIVFGVGGSATTDGGAGMLAALGARFLDADGKPVGPGGGPLADLATADLSGLDPRLADVEIVLASDVDNPLTGPKGAPAVYGPQKGATSDDVADLDAALAHFARVLAKSIGPKALECAESPGAGAAGGIGYGALVGLGAGFRAGIEVMLDVLGFAPALARATLVITGEGSLDEQTLHGKAPAGVAAAARAAGVEVVAVCGRLALPPEALGRAGIRRAYALTDVEPDVARCIAEAGPILETVAERIARDFLV
- a CDS encoding ADP-ribosylglycohydrolase family protein, producing the protein MTPVGSDLQDRVLGGWLGRIAGNMLGKPVEQGEHWTRARIDSYLRRAAALPLTDYLPEPADESDGLALRPEWRRCVRGRIHGSCRDDDVDYAILGLHLLETHGFAFSTEQVGDLWLMRLPYLQTFTAERAAYRNLANGLKPPLTATFDNPYQEWIGALIRADIFGWTCPGDPHRAASLARRDAVLSHTGNGVYGAMWAAALVAAAFTAPGPRAALDTALTVIPASSRLARTVRRTATLHESRLSWEETLATLEEETAGLGWIHTVPNAAVITAGLLYGDGDFTRTLALTVRGGLDTDSNGATAGSVAGVLCGAAAIPAQWKDPLEDRVRSAVFGFDGARISELAARTVELAEA
- a CDS encoding NUDIX hydrolase → MTASAEFAAYIAGLPRVLCGAAALFRDSEGRVLLVEPNYRDGWALPGGTVESDTGETPRQGARRETAEEIGLDVELGRLLAVDWVSGTAARPPLVAYLYDGGVLDEDRFKAIKLQEEELLSWRLVDGPDLPEYLPGSLGRRVLTALDVLTRGEGTAELEDGNRVS
- a CDS encoding SIR2 family NAD-dependent protein deacylase, which encodes MSTQPLVAILSGAGISTDSGIPDYRGPNGLWRRDPEAEKLVTYEYYMGDPEIRRRSWQMRRKNRTLAAEPNGAHRAVADLERAGVPVRVITQNVDGLHQLAGMPARKVLELHGSARSFVCTGCHARGPMEDALARVEAGEDDPPCLECGGILKSATVMFGERLDPVVLGEAVAITKACQVFVAVGSSLQVQPAAGLAGVAADHGARLVIVNAEATPYDELADEVIREPIGTALPKLLRRLGMAHP
- a CDS encoding cytochrome P450 encodes the protein MTQSPLHQILDYANRANPYPIYEELRKTPVLHEEDGPYVVSTYYEIRSLLHDPRISSDARNLASTARDPLAESSQEDESALPPSFLRLDPPEHDRLRRMTNRPFGPPHSPHRVDGMRGELHGIVSGLIDGLGDPGRIDLVDQFSYPFPVTVICRLLGIPREDEARFHTWADTIAASLDPDPDADPTERGKTSHDARMQLGMYLAGLIEERRKKPGNDMLSELATAKGEDGSMTTMELLSTAALLLIAGHETTVNLITNGMLTLLRNPDVLERLRADPRLAVPIVEELLRFEPPVQLVPQRTTLADIEVRGVTIPKGASLWLVLASGNRDPQRFENPDRFDPDRGDIQHLGLGSGIHSCFGAPLARLEAQFALSELARRLENPRLLEDPPPYRQNAVLRGPRHLSIACDGIRP
- a CDS encoding NAD(P)/FAD-dependent oxidoreductase, coding for MRWTPRPRRCPVNGDGSLERLKREGRIVVVGASLAGLRAAETLRDKGFAGSLTIIGDEPYEPYDRPPLSKQVLLGKATADGTSLPRRRSVDATWRLGVPATGLDMPAKRVRLADGDEVPYDRLLIATGVRARPWPREAEAELDGVFVLRTRDDAAALARRLDEGPKRVFVIGAGFTGSEIASACRERGLPVTVAERAAAPLAGALGGVVGAVAAGLHRQHGVDLRCGVMVTALEGDASGRVRAAHLSDGSTVETDVVVVSLGATRNTGWLAGSGLGAGPRGIACDAGCRAFDIRGIVTDDIYVAGDVARSPHALFGYQFLSLEHWGNAVAQAGIAAHNMLSESTDRLPHMWMPAFWSSQFGVNIKSVGVPSLGTEIFISQGLLEEHRFVGVYGYQGRVIGAVAFDHGRWMPFYQELIETTAPFPPPFLTVDRRSEGQQPMDADYPDPSVPTHGPTVTLSGYSPADRRMTFTPAH
- a CDS encoding ferredoxin, whose product is MRIAVDLNRCQGYAQCAFLAPEVFAMHGEEALLYHPEADQAQREKLAQAAAACPVQAILVDAVDAPAEAVSGER
- a CDS encoding methylated-DNA--[protein]-cysteine S-methyltransferase, with protein sequence MTGKKHHVLDSPYGPLTLVATDGTLSGLYMTDQRHRPAEETFGERDGRPFGAVIDQLEAYFRGELKEFDLPLRLEGTPFQRSVWEQLQRIPYGETRTYGELAEALGNANASRAVGLANGKNPVGVIVPCHRVIGASGGLTGYGGGLERKQRLLDFEQGAALF
- a CDS encoding AlkA N-terminal domain-containing protein; the encoded protein is MHTDTDRCVRAVQSKDARFDGWFFTAVLTTRIYCRPSCPVVPPKPENMTFLPSAAACQQAGFRACKRCRPDTSPGSPEWNQRADLVARAMRLIGDGVVDREGVPGLAGRLGYSPRQVERQLLAELGAGPLALARAQRAQTARILVETTDLPMADIAFAAGFSSIRTFNDTVREVFALSPSELRTRAPRNGATAPGAITLRLPFRAPLNPDNLFGHLAATAVPGVEEWRDGAYRRTLRLPYGHGIVTLTPTPDHIGCRLVLTDQRDLTVAISRCRRMLDLDADPVAVDEQLRADPLLAPLVDKAPGRRVPRTVDEPEFAVRAVLGQQVSTAAARTHAARLVTAHGEPVDDPEGGLTHLFPSPASLAALDPEALALPRSRRTTLTTLVRELAEGTLVLGPESDWDEARARLMALPGFGPWTVEVIAMRALGDPDAFLPTDLGMRRAAQELGLPHTPAALTARAASWRPWRAYAVQYLWATDDHPINFLPA